The sequence TATGTGCTCTGCACAGGGATGCGGTGCCGGGCAACACGCGTCTCGTGCGACTAAGAAAGACCCCCCTTAGCCGTTTCCGACGGTCAGAGGGCCGATGTGGGTGGCCAGCCAGGCGGGAAAGTCCCTGCTTTTGGTCTGTCACTTCCGCAGTACAGCAGCGGCTCCCAAGCGTTCGAGCAGTTCACGCCAGCCCGAGCACGGCCATCGCCGGCCGCGCCACGGTGCCGGATCGGCCACCTCATCCCCGTTCCGGGCAGCCTCGACGGGCGCACGACGCACCGCCTGCGGGCACCGTGCCCGGCTGAGGCATGTCACTGTGCCCCGACCCCGGCGGTACGTATTTCCCGACCCGCGGACCGTGGGTTCGGCCATGGCAGTTCGGTGTGGTGAGGCACGTCGGCGGGAGACCGGTGGGCTGATATGCGTCGAGGGATTCGGCTGCGGTGGGCGGGAGTTGGCCGGCGTCGGTCAGCGGCAGCAACTCCGCGCGCGCCTCGTGACGGATACGGGGGCAGCGGCGAGCGGGAAGGCCAGGAGGGCGGCAGCCGTGACTGAGATCGTCGAGAACGTGAGTTCTTGCTAGCGGTGCTCGGCTGCGACCCGCCCAGACTTGGGCCTCTCCTCACCCGGGCGAGGGCAAAGGTCGTACAGCGGGGGCCACCGCTTGACGACCCGACCGCGGTTCGGGGGCGGCAGCTCGGGGGAGTGTACGACGTCGTGCTCGCCGATCGCATCGCGAAGAGAAACCGGCAGCGCCCGGCGACGCGAAGTGTTCAGAGCACAGTTCCGAGATCGATGTCCAAGGATTTGGGCGTCACTGAAATCTGTTGTCAGGCTGTCGGAACCGCAGAAAGACTGGCAGCCAGTCGTGGCGGCCTGACCAAGAACGTGCCGGCCGCCGGATCTCACTGGCCGCCTCGTCCGGCCCAAGATCGGGCAGGAACAGGCCGATCCGATTCGCCAGTTCCTCCACGAGCCCGGAGCGGCCACCGGGCCGATCGCCGGGCGCAGAACGCGAACGCGGCGGGCAGGCGGCGCCTTTCGGCGCCCTTGGCCGGATGTCCTACACCCCTGGGGCCGTTCTGCAGCCTCGAAAACCGGGTGTGCCCGCCGCTGCGCCTCCCTACGCTTCCTGCCATGGACAGATCTCGGGCAGAATGCCTGGTCAACGTCGTGGATGTCGAAGCAACCTGCTGGGCTGGCTCCCAGCCGCCGGGCGAGGTCAGCGAGATCATCGAGATCGGGCTGACGGTCGTCGACCTGCGTGCCGGAGAGCGCCTCGCCCGGCACCGGATCCTGGTGAAGCCCGCCCGGTCCATGGTCAGCGAGTTCTGCACGGAACTGACCGGTCTCGCTCAGCACGAGGTCGAGCACGGGGTTACCTTCGCCGAGGCGTGCCGGCTGCTGGCGGCCGAGCACCGTGCAAGTGCGAGGCCGTGGGCCAGTTGGGGCGACTACGACCGCCACCAGTTCACAGAGCAGTGTCAGGCGACGGGGACGCCCTACCCCTTCGGACGCAGTCATACAAACGCCAAGGCGGCCTTCACCGAGGCATACGGTCTGCGGAAGCGTCCCGGCATGGCGCGGGCCCTGGAGATCGCCGGGCGGCGGCTCGAAGGCCGTCACCACCGAGGCGAGGACGACGCCTGGAACATCGCGGCCCTCGTGCTTTACCTCGGGGAACGGGGCGCCTGGCCGGCCGCGGCAGAACACCCCGCCTGACGCACCCACCCGACTTGAAGGCCGCCCTGCCAAAGTCTGGTCACCCCACCTCAGCTCCCCCTCTACACCACCGGCTCGGTGACGATCGACCAGCGAACTCCGAGAAGACCCAAGACCCCCACAGGGTCAGGAAACGCTCCACGCACGCAACTGACGCCCGACCAGGCCAACCCCCATCCGACCGGAAGCCGCGTCCCGTACCAGGGCGACCGCCTCCTTCGGCGGATACTCCAGACGGCACCCGTTCAGCACCAGATACGCCTCCGCGCAGTGCCACGCGAACGCCTCGTTGGAGTGCTCCAGACACGACAGCCGCGCCAGCGTCTGCAACAGCGCCGCCGCCTTGAGATACAGCGACCCATAGACGTCACGCTCCATGGCCCGGGCATTGACCCGGGCGACCGCCGCGTACAGAGGACCGTAATCGTCCACCTGCGGATCGCCAGGCAACAACTCGGCAGCATGCAGCAGGAAAGTCACATCAAGAGGATGAAGCGGCTCGTGCTGCGTCACGCGGCGTGACCCCGCTCCTGCTGCTCCTCAAGATCATGCCGCGCGGCGAGCTCTGCGGCACGCCGCTCCTCATCGGCGTCGGCCACGCCGGCCGCTTCGGCGAAGGCGTCCCCACTGCGGGCCATCGACTCGCCGAAGGCGTCGAGGAAGTGCCTCTCTACCGCGGTGGCACGGGCGTAGGCAGCGGACAGGATGTATTCCTGCAGGCTGACGCCCTCCTGCCGTGCTGCGGCCTCGATCGCGGCGCGCTGAGCCGGATCGGGGAAACGTAGGTTCATCGCTTTGGGCTGAGACATGGTACCGATGGTATCGCCGGTACCATGGATGTGGCCACCCCGTACGCGGCACAGAAGTGCCTGTGACGGGAGGCTCCAAGGGGCGTTTTGTCCTGACAGGGGTGTTCTCGGCGGGGGCGTCCGTATCGAAGGAACCGAGCATTCATCAGCTTCGGCTCCTTACTGTGTGCCGTAGATCAGGCGGCCGCCCATGCGTCAGGCGATCTGGCCGTCGGCGCGCAGGCTCAGGGGCGCAGTTATGGCGGTGGGTTGCGAGGCTTGTATCGAGACCCTCAGGTAGCCGTAGATGGGAAGAGTGCCGTCGTCCTCGTGCACATCGCCGCCCGGGTGGCCGGTGCGTTCTCCGGGGTGTCGGTTCAGCGGTGGTGGCACGGTTGTGTCCGCCGCCGGAGTGGATCTGGATACGGGAGCGGCCGCGGTCGTTGACGTTGAAGGTGTCGCTGTGGGACCGGCCACCGGAGCCGCGGCCCACGGTCTTCTGCAGCACGAGGCGGGAACGGCGCCGGTGCTGGCCACGCCGTACATCACTACGGCCTTGGCCGAAATTTCGCACTGAGGGGCGTCTGAGAAGCGTGTCTGAGAAGCCGGTGGACGAAGGCCGGTTCTCGCAAGACTCTGGGGACATGGCCCCTTTGCCTGCAGCGGATTATAAAAGAATACTTGATCTCGCTGTCGCTCTATTCGAAAGTGAAGATCCTCAATCGATGTGGCATCTCGTGGGCGAGGAGATAATTTCGTCGCTGCACGCTTCGACAACGATCTTCGTCGAGATGCATCATCGGATACAGACAGGCACTGCAGACGCTTGGGCCCCGCAGTGGGTCGGCGGCACTCCGCTCTCGGATCTGGTTCATCGGCGGATGCGGCAAAAGCATCCCCTTTTCGTCTATGCGTCACAGGGGGAGAAGAAGCCCGTCACAGTCGAAGATGTCATTGATCTTCGCACATGGCGCCGCTCCGACCCTTTTCAGGAGGCGTATGAGATTTATGGCACCACGCGGCAGATGACGATACCGCTGTTCACTTCCCCAGAAACGATTCGAGGTTTCATTCTCGGGCGTGCGGGAAAAAACTTCGACCAGAAAGAACTTGAATTCGCGCAGCAGATACAAAGGCTGCTTGTCGGCGTCGACCGCCATTTGCTCCACTTACGGAGATTGCAGAGTTCTCGGACAGATTGCGGAGCGAAAAGTCTGCATGGGCGCGCGGAGGAGTTCGGAATCACCTTGCGTGAGCTCTCCATACTAAATCTCCTGGCCGAGGGTCAGACCGCTGCGGGGATCGCACGTAGGCTGGCCATTTCACCACATACAGTGAACAGGCATCTCGAAAAAATTTACCGCAAGCTCGACACAAACGATCGCTTGACCACCGTTCTGGTGGCCCAGCAGCTCGGATTGGTGAGCAGTCGCAATACGTATCCAAGTCATTTGCGCCGTGCCGCCTGTATAGGGAAGTATGGCGATATGTGACTGTCAGGCGGGCCGCAGCAGCAGACCGGCCCGCCGGTTCAGAGGCCGACGGGCCGGATATGGATTCTGGTGCAGGCTGGGCCGATGGTTGACCGCTCAGCGGTACACCCAGAGTGCCCAGACGGGCCACCCTTCGTAGACGCACTGGTAGGCGGCGGCGAATCCGTTGTCGACCATGTACTTGCCGTTCGCCTCGCACGTCTCGCGGTTGAAGAAGGCAGTCCACCGAATCCACTCCGCCGCAGACACGGTGGACGTCAGTTCGGTGTCACGCACGGAATGCTCGGGCATCGAGGATCGATGGGCTGCGGCGGATGCATCCGTGGCGGGAAATACTGCGGCGACTGCGAGCAGAATGGTGGCCGCCGCCTGGCGCTTTCGCGTGCTGTTGAGCATAGGGGCCTCATCCCTTGCGGTGATTCCTGTTGATGTGGCGTGGGCTCATGAGATCCACACGGCCAGATGCCACGGAGCGGTACCACCAACCCAGTGGCAGTACGCATATCCTGACGGAAATGCGGCGCTGGCATTGATGCAGTCCTGGTAGTAGTAGTACGCCGCAACGTCTACCCAACCTGCCGCCGTCACGTTGCTACTGGTTGCGGAGACCTCCTTTTGTGCACCAAAGGAGTCGTTGGGAGAGAATTCGACGGCAGACGCAGGAGAAGCCGCCAAGATTCCGACTGTGGCAGTCGTAGCGAGCACCATCATCGCGCTGGCACGCACGATCCCTTTTCTGATGTCCAGTTCCCTCATTGTTGCCTCCCTGAGATTCAATCGGTCGAATGGAAGGCTGCCGCAGAAAATGATGATCTGGTATAGGAAGCTTTTCCTATACCAGACGTACAAGTTGAGGAAGTGACGACGTAGAGAGTCGCGCAGGTGCTGATGTTGAGATGTGCGGGTCACGGCCGGCTGGAAAGGAGACGCCTGCTTCGGCAGCCGATGGCGGCTTGGCCTCAAGCGGTGACAGGGTTAGGTGGCGGTGTCCCCCTGTGGAGTGGCGGGGGTGTGGTCGCGGGGGTCCGCAGGCGTGCCGTCGAAGCACTCCAAGCATGAGCCGAGACGCCGGAGCGGAAGGCACCGGTGGTAGCGGCGACGGCACTTCGGGCACTTCGGGCACGTCTGGCGTCGAGCCATAGCCTTGTCGAGGGCGGCTTCCTGCGCCAGCGTCGGCACCCGCTCGGGAACGGCGAGGTCGATCCGATACAGGAGGGGTGACCCGCTTGCCGCCGCGGCATTCAATCTGGGCGACGGGATCGTTGCCACGGCCGCGGCTCAGACCCATCGCACGCAACTGGCGACGGGTGGCCAGCTGTTCGGGGGCACGGCGCCACGTGCAGGTGGGGGTCGAACCGGAGCGGGTGGTGTGCACGTCGGCGTCCCGGACGACCGGCTCTTTCGCCCACCTGTGGTGCAACAGGACCCAGCCCGGACACGATTCGCAAAAGGCGTGACACGGAGTCGCTGGTAGGCGATTCGGTGGCGTCTGCGGTCGGGTACCAGCCGGTGACCCAGAAACCGGTCTCCTGGCCGGCTGCAAGCAGAGCCAGATCACGATCACAGGGTGGCTACCGATCGGCCATACACCTGGCTCCACCCCGCATCGGACAAAGGGCCGCGCCGTCGATCAACCTTGTCGGGGGAGGAGGAACCAGCCGGCCCGGTGCTCCCAAACCTACGACGACACCACGCCCACCCACACGACGACGAGCCCATCCACGTGGAGCCGAAACAAGCTGGAATGCCGACTACCCCCGGCGGGACCGTCCGGGTGGCCAGCTCGGGCATGAGCAGGTGGGCCGGCATTCCGGTGGCGTGAAGCGGTTGTACAAACGCGAATTCCTCGGCCCCGCCGATGTCTCCGGCGGTCCCGAAAACGCCGCCGACCGGCCGACCGTGGTCCTCGGTTGACCGCTAGCGCAGTTCCTGTCCTGCTGCCCAGCCCGGAGCGTCGAGGTTGATGGGCGAGTTGCCGACGAACTGGGCGAGCTGCGTTTCCAGCTCGGCGAGTTCGGCGGCGCCCAGACGCACTTCCCAGCGGGCCCGCACCTCGTCGAAGATCGCCGTGCCCGTGGTGATCAGCCCGATCCCGTGATCGGTGATCCGGATGTTCTTGCGGCGGCTGTCGGCGGGGTCGGTCTCGGTGGTGACGTACCCGCGTTCTACGAGCGCGGCGATTGTCTTCGCCGCGGCCTGTTTGGTGATGGCGAGTCTGCGGGCCAAGTCCGAGGCGCTGTCGGCGCCGGCTCGGATGGCCCGGATCGCGTACTCGTGCGACGGCCGGGCGTCGGGGTACCCCCGGGTCGCCAGCTCCCGGACCACCTCGTCCACCAAATTGCGATAGCTGCCCAGGAGCAGCAGGGCGAGATCGGCGCCGGATCGTGAGGACATGACCACAGTCTAGATCGTCCTTGACCTGGACAACCAGGTTGACCACCACTACAGTCAACCTGATTGTCTATCTTGGGAGTCACCGCATGACCAGCTCTTTCGTGACCGCCTCGCCCGCCGTGGCGGGCGTCACGCACCACACCGCCGAGGTCGACGGCACCACGTTGCACTACGTCTCGGCGGGCGACACCGGCTCCCCGATCCTGCTGGTGCACGGCTGGCCGGAGACCTGGTGGGCCTTCCGCGACGTCATCCCGCTGCTCGCCGCCACCCACCGGGTGTTCGCCGTCGACCTGCGAGGCTTCGGCGACTCCGGCATCGCCGACGGCGACCACGACTTGGCCACCATGGCGGAGGACCTGCACCGGCTGGTCGCCCACCTCGGCGTCGGGCCCGTGCACGTGACCTGCCAGGACGTCAGCGGCGGGCCGGTCTTCGCGTTCGCGGCCACGCACCCCGGCGACGTCCTCAGCTTCACCGGCGTCGAGACCACCCTTCCGGGGTACGGCTGGGAGATGCTGGCCGACGTGAGGAACGGCGGCTCCTGGCACGTGGGATTCCTGGCCGCCCCGGGAATTCCGGAGCTGTTGCTGGCCGGCCGTGAGCGAGTGATGCTCGACTGGGCCGTCTCGGTGATGACGATGGTGCCGGGCGGGGTCACCGAGGCCGACCTCGACGAGTTCGCCCGCACCTACGCGCGGCCGGGCGGCTGGCGCGGCACCGAGGGGCTCTACCGTTCCTCCCTGACCGGCGGCGACCGGATGCGGGTACTGGCCGAGTCGCGGCCGCTGACCGTTCCCGTGCTCGCCGTCGACGGCATCAACGCCCC is a genomic window of Streptomyces sp. NBC_00414 containing:
- a CDS encoding 3'-5' exonuclease; translated protein: MDRSRAECLVNVVDVEATCWAGSQPPGEVSEIIEIGLTVVDLRAGERLARHRILVKPARSMVSEFCTELTGLAQHEVEHGVTFAEACRLLAAEHRASARPWASWGDYDRHQFTEQCQATGTPYPFGRSHTNAKAAFTEAYGLRKRPGMARALEIAGRRLEGRHHRGEDDAWNIAALVLYLGERGAWPAAAEHPA
- a CDS encoding type II toxin -antitoxin system TacA 1-like antitoxin — encoded protein: MSQPKAMNLRFPDPAQRAAIEAAARQEGVSLQEYILSAAYARATAVERHFLDAFGESMARSGDAFAEAAGVADADEERRAAELAARHDLEEQQERGHAA
- a CDS encoding MarR family winged helix-turn-helix transcriptional regulator, with the translated sequence MSSRSGADLALLLLGSYRNLVDEVVRELATRGYPDARPSHEYAIRAIRAGADSASDLARRLAITKQAAAKTIAALVERGYVTTETDPADSRRKNIRITDHGIGLITTGTAIFDEVRARWEVRLGAAELAELETQLAQFVGNSPINLDAPGWAAGQELR
- a CDS encoding fic family toxin-antitoxin system, toxin component, which encodes MTQHEPLHPLDVTFLLHAAELLPGDPQVDDYGPLYAAVARVNARAMERDVYGSLYLKAAALLQTLARLSCLEHSNEAFAWHCAEAYLVLNGCRLEYPPKEAVALVRDAASGRMGVGLVGRQLRAWSVS
- a CDS encoding alpha/beta fold hydrolase, with product MTSSFVTASPAVAGVTHHTAEVDGTTLHYVSAGDTGSPILLVHGWPETWWAFRDVIPLLAATHRVFAVDLRGFGDSGIADGDHDLATMAEDLHRLVAHLGVGPVHVTCQDVSGGPVFAFAATHPGDVLSFTGVETTLPGYGWEMLADVRNGGSWHVGFLAAPGIPELLLAGRERVMLDWAVSVMTMVPGGVTEADLDEFARTYARPGGWRGTEGLYRSSLTGGDRMRVLAESRPLTVPVLAVDGINAPFTGRTMRQVAGDVTAVTIPDVGHFVAQEAPAAFATAVGDFVDRVDRSR
- a CDS encoding response regulator transcription factor; translation: MSEKPVDEGRFSQDSGDMAPLPAADYKRILDLAVALFESEDPQSMWHLVGEEIISSLHASTTIFVEMHHRIQTGTADAWAPQWVGGTPLSDLVHRRMRQKHPLFVYASQGEKKPVTVEDVIDLRTWRRSDPFQEAYEIYGTTRQMTIPLFTSPETIRGFILGRAGKNFDQKELEFAQQIQRLLVGVDRHLLHLRRLQSSRTDCGAKSLHGRAEEFGITLRELSILNLLAEGQTAAGIARRLAISPHTVNRHLEKIYRKLDTNDRLTTVLVAQQLGLVSSRNTYPSHLRRAACIGKYGDM